The Clostridia bacterium DNA segment AACAAGAATAGTTACGACAACGACTAAAATTATTACCATTAACAGTTTAACAGCTGAAGATATCGGCGAAATATATGGATTTGATGATGTGCAGAATCAGATGATTGCTGAAATGCGGCAAAGTGGTTATGGTGTACTGATGGCATCAAGTAATGTCAAAACGTTTTTAACTAGGGAAGAAATTAAAGCCATACAAAGTTATATCCCTGAAGGTGTAACCATTGAAAGTGAAAGAGTTGTTGAAGCAGCAGAGAGTCTAGTCGGGAAAGTGAATTATTTCTGGGGTGGAAAAAGCCTTGCCATAGGATGGGATGAACGTTTTGGAAGAGATATGGAAGTCACTTCACCGGGAAGCTCATCTACAGGTACAATACGTCCCTTTGGTCTGGATTGTTCAGGCTTTGTGACTTGGGTATTCGTGAATGCAGGATTGCCTGCTGAGTCCATTGAATCAACCATAGGCCATGGCACAACAGCTCAGTGGAATGTATCAACCAGTATTCCTGCCAGTACAGCAATGTTAGGTGATCTTGCTTTTCTTGCAACTCCAGGAACGAGAAAGGTCAATCATATTGGTATCGTTGTAGGTAGAAACAATGACGGACAAATACTGGTTGCTCATTGTTCATCAGGTGCTAATAACGTTTCAATAGCAACAGCAGAAAGTGTTGGTTTTCACTTGTTTAGAAGACCGGCAGTTCTAATCAATTAAAATCAGGGAGGTAAAGCATGAATCCAGTATTACCAATTGTTATGATTGTATTATGTGCTATTGCAGGAGCAGTAGCCTTTTTCTTTTTAAAAAGACCCATTCAAAAAAAGACGAATCAAATATCAGAAAAACAAAAAACAGCTCAAGAATTTGTCAATGTCAAAGATATTCATGACAATTTCTTATACACGAGAGATGGCCAGATTATAGCCTATATTAAGATTCATCCCATTAGCATAGATTTGTTTTCGGGCAGTGAAAAAGAACAGATTTCAAAGGTTTTAACAGCTGAAATATCCAGTGTTCAGAAACCCTTTAAGTTTTTAGCTGTCTCAAGACCTGTAGACATCACACCACTGGTGAATGAGTATCAGAGTCTCTTATCAGAAACGAAAGATCAAAA contains these protein-coding regions:
- a CDS encoding C40 family peptidase; protein product: MAIDPATLKAIAKVATTVLSDEKGRRIILIACLVPFIIILLVLSSPFAIFFSILGGHDETVSVISVLNEMKEEFRYSIHQEQSDSSADTIKTIVMGSEDGTLIDNSEDVLIAFAVKYNVTKDDAEQIAVLSDKQVEKLKKVYWDMNVINTTYETSSKEVEVTTTNGKGEKVTKTRIVTTTTKIITINSLTAEDIGEIYGFDDVQNQMIAEMRQSGYGVLMASSNVKTFLTREEIKAIQSYIPEGVTIESERVVEAAESLVGKVNYFWGGKSLAIGWDERFGRDMEVTSPGSSSTGTIRPFGLDCSGFVTWVFVNAGLPAESIESTIGHGTTAQWNVSTSIPASTAMLGDLAFLATPGTRKVNHIGIVVGRNNDGQILVAHCSSGANNVSIATAESVGFHLFRRPAVLIN